Proteins encoded in a region of the Streptomyces sp. NBC_01471 genome:
- a CDS encoding SMI1/KNR4 family protein, whose product MTDREQESARVGEAWDRIESWLSRHAPQTMATLNGPAGAEEIRGAERQLGVTFPPGLVASLRRNNGAGERRGNGPCVHADFTFPTHDRLLSAEDIVSATTQLRGVMPPAEDDPQGRYWHQGYVKFADYEVTADGLTVDCRDGEGSGRVGRFFDESGTDFGLAPALSAYLSAVAEALERRKPVHGRWPLVFNGRLLWETASEGNPDWGTGGDPVPGQADGLPTLDLVPKGRVRATELVRLDELGAVLATASTEQVDDTAGRQMWRLSQETGLIKYPEVAEAINQFRAGNRVELTDTNRLGLRLRAVIHASRRQKDPYRRWSAQALVTLLVDGPHRAVLEIADVSSHVVLNWREVLWEDFGPPPLPPMPDEDFWANLRHPWIEAG is encoded by the coding sequence ATGACTGATCGAGAGCAGGAGTCCGCCCGGGTCGGCGAGGCGTGGGACCGGATCGAATCGTGGCTGTCCCGGCATGCGCCGCAGACGATGGCCACGCTGAACGGCCCGGCCGGCGCCGAGGAGATACGCGGCGCCGAGCGACAACTCGGCGTGACCTTCCCACCAGGGCTCGTGGCATCACTCCGCAGGAACAACGGCGCCGGGGAGCGGCGGGGGAACGGCCCTTGCGTCCATGCCGACTTCACGTTCCCGACGCACGACCGGCTGCTGTCCGCTGAGGACATCGTCAGCGCCACCACACAGCTGCGCGGCGTGATGCCACCGGCGGAGGACGACCCGCAGGGGCGCTACTGGCACCAGGGCTACGTCAAGTTCGCCGACTACGAAGTCACCGCCGACGGGCTGACGGTGGACTGCCGGGACGGTGAGGGATCCGGCCGGGTGGGCCGGTTCTTCGACGAGTCCGGGACCGACTTCGGTCTGGCTCCGGCGCTCTCCGCCTACCTGTCCGCCGTGGCGGAGGCCCTGGAACGGCGGAAACCGGTCCACGGGAGATGGCCGCTCGTGTTCAACGGACGCCTTCTGTGGGAGACGGCGTCCGAAGGGAACCCGGACTGGGGTACGGGCGGCGATCCCGTCCCGGGGCAGGCGGACGGTCTTCCCACGCTCGATCTCGTACCGAAGGGACGGGTACGGGCCACGGAGCTGGTGAGGCTGGACGAACTGGGCGCCGTCCTCGCCACCGCCTCCACCGAGCAGGTCGATGACACGGCAGGCCGGCAGATGTGGCGGCTCTCCCAGGAGACCGGGCTGATCAAGTATCCGGAAGTGGCCGAGGCCATCAACCAGTTCCGTGCGGGGAACCGGGTGGAGCTGACCGACACGAACCGCCTCGGCCTGCGCCTGCGTGCGGTCATCCACGCATCCCGGCGGCAGAAGGACCCCTACCGGAGGTGGAGCGCCCAGGCACTGGTGACCCTGCTGGTGGACGGACCGCACCGGGCCGTGCTGGAGATCGCCGACGTGAGCAGCCACGTCGTCCTGAACTGGCGGGAGGTCCTGTGGGAGGACTTCGGGCCTCCGCCGCTCCCGCCGATGCCCGACGAAGACTTCTGGGCGAACCTCAGACACCCCTGGATCGAGGCCGGTTGA
- a CDS encoding ankyrin repeat domain-containing protein, giving the protein MHHADRDRRRSTTVNEQHRALLDAAGRGDVTEVRAALAAGAGLESRDAHGRTALLLASLGDQVDVARVLVAEGADPDAQDDRDDSPWLVTGVTGSVAMMRVLLSAGPDLTLRNRFGGIALIPASERGHVDYVRALLRETDIDVDHVNHLGWTALLEAVILGDGGPAHQEVVELLITAGATPGLPDGDGVTALRHAEQRGFTAIADLLRAAG; this is encoded by the coding sequence ATGCACCATGCGGACCGGGACCGGCGGAGGAGCACCACAGTGAACGAGCAGCACCGGGCCCTCCTGGACGCGGCCGGCCGGGGAGACGTGACGGAGGTGCGGGCCGCCCTGGCGGCCGGCGCCGGCCTGGAGTCCCGCGACGCGCACGGCCGCACCGCCCTCCTCCTCGCGTCCCTCGGCGACCAGGTCGACGTTGCCCGTGTCCTGGTCGCCGAGGGCGCCGACCCCGACGCCCAGGACGACCGCGACGACAGCCCCTGGCTGGTCACCGGGGTCACCGGAAGCGTGGCGATGATGCGCGTGCTGCTGTCGGCCGGCCCCGATCTGACCCTGCGCAACCGCTTCGGCGGGATCGCGCTGATCCCGGCCTCCGAGCGCGGCCATGTGGACTATGTACGCGCCCTCCTCAGGGAGACCGACATCGACGTGGACCATGTCAACCACCTCGGCTGGACTGCCCTGTTGGAAGCCGTGATCCTCGGTGACGGGGGTCCGGCCCACCAGGAGGTCGTCGAACTGCTGATCACGGCCGGTGCCACGCCGGGCCTCCCGGACGGCGACGGCGTGACGGCTCTGCGCCATGCCGAGCAGCGCGGGTTCACCGCGATCGCGGACCTGCTGAGGGCCGCGGGGTGA
- a CDS encoding M24 family metallopeptidase: protein MAVPDRMDEQLRALGLVEAQRKAVALFAEVEARGLVAPGAGEREVSDRIRDLANDMFGTTKHWHKRIVRSGPHTMFPYQENPPDRVIREDDIAFVDFGPIFEEYEADFGRTFVLGDDPHKKRLRDSLATVFTAGREAFRAAPDITGKQLYAEVERLAADAGWTLGGWHAGHLVGEFPHELIDGAKTESYITPENNNPLRRTDRAGWRCHWILEVHLVDEKNQFGGFYEQLLDLA, encoded by the coding sequence ATGGCGGTACCTGATCGGATGGACGAGCAACTGCGTGCGCTCGGGCTGGTGGAGGCGCAGCGCAAGGCGGTGGCCCTCTTCGCCGAGGTCGAGGCGCGGGGCCTGGTGGCGCCGGGCGCCGGTGAGCGGGAGGTCAGCGACCGGATCCGGGACCTCGCGAACGACATGTTCGGGACGACGAAGCACTGGCACAAGCGGATCGTCCGCTCCGGCCCGCACACGATGTTCCCGTACCAGGAGAACCCGCCGGACCGGGTGATCCGCGAGGACGACATCGCGTTCGTCGACTTCGGCCCGATCTTCGAGGAGTACGAGGCGGACTTCGGACGCACCTTCGTCCTCGGCGACGACCCTCACAAGAAGCGACTGCGCGACAGCCTGGCGACGGTGTTCACGGCGGGCCGGGAGGCGTTCCGGGCGGCCCCGGACATCACGGGCAAGCAGTTGTACGCGGAGGTCGAACGGCTGGCCGCCGACGCGGGCTGGACGCTCGGCGGCTGGCACGCGGGCCATCTCGTCGGAGAGTTCCCGCACGAGTTGATCGACGGCGCGAAAACGGAGTCGTACATCACGCCGGAGAACAACAACCCGCTCCGCCGCACCGATCGCGCCGGGTGGCGCTGCCACTGGATCCTGGAGGTCCATCTGGTCGACGAGAAGAACCAGTTCGGCGGTTTCTACGAGCAACTCCTCGACCTCGCCTGA
- a CDS encoding DUF6531 domain-containing protein, translating to MVDLNPVHWISKANHAFGDTMAQGLEFLGITDPAVDPDGVREIAKKWRHLGKGLEDACHDADLALKDVVWEGQAAKAFHKRAKSARKDAGNASDALHKGADALDKFADEAHELISEIGVMVAEIAEFEIAGLALSVLTAGLSDVAASLAAGERALKIMALIARLEERGSALASVVRGVLEAIRYLERTLRALKDFKAVAGVTKAGKLGKMALQGAAFSAFSTALEDPGAFKDPDKLAALLGAGALMGVGGGLLGKALGKGLKALKPSELSKLGNALGIGESGLSRVKLRPGEAEKLEAGIQAAEKECKLDPIDVATGTMLLPQTDVELAATLPMILERTHLSSCRWGGWFGPSWASTLDQRLQVDDDGIIFAAPDGCRLVYPFPDPDTSDPVFPETGPLLPLRWDSEVEGALRITNPGSGLSYVFHNPQSADGGEAIDLPIQFIETRHGMRIAFHYDDRGVPVEVAHSSGYRIALDHHASLPRVTALRLLDPQYSDGRGTVLVSYSYDEYGNLSAVHSSSGTPMGFTYDAAGRITSWTDRNGNTYSYNYDDCGRVVRTEGSGGFLSGTLRYEDATRTTTVVNALGHATAFEHNEAFRLIRETDPLGNTTHYEWDAAGRLVATTDPLGHTTRTQFNELGQVSCVTGPDGRENKCEYNENGLPTLITGPDGNRWRQEYDEHGNRTAVTDPAGSTTRYTYNSAGQMTLLTDPLGNTTRVRYNKAGLPVEITDPLGSVTSYQYDSMARRSAITDAAGNTTQLEWTVEGNLTRRTNPDGTSETYLYDNEGNRVAHADPIGGITHFEYGDFDLLAARTDPDGARSTFTHDAELRLTQVTNPQGFKWRYVYDPAGRLISETDFDGRTLTYAYDAAGRFISRTTALGQVITHELDNAGRIISKDVDGKSTAYTYNAAGQLTAATKRSSSLTLRLDVLGRVLAETVDGNITRYTYDSLGQRSSRSTPSGAVTRIARNAAGGLTEMSLAGHPLSFTRDSLDRETNRAFGAPAAPVTLSRAYDSAGRPTMQKLATLGRTLRSRTYAYRADSILTAINDELTGDQRAISLDPIGRPLTVTADGWSESYAYDPAGNQISARWPDTAPHPEARGERRYSGTRIRSAGNVRYEYDAAGRMILRQKTRLSRKPDTWRYEYDAEDHLLACTTPDGTTWRYNYDALGRRTAKRRMAPDGETIPQTIRFAWDGTNLAEQTESTTGVVTTWEYSDEFPLAQLERHVSPEGLTQPEVDARFFAIVTDLVGTPTELVDEHGDIAWHSRTTLWGTTTWNRTASAYTPLRFPGQYADPETGLHYNFFRHYDPDTARFTSPDPLGLDPAPNPVTYPNNPHTWSDPLGLVPKACLESDSYLWDGSVRLGKLDGLARPTGAWAALRKGIMKDGSGAADYIWPPGWRGNGRLFNEARGHLLARKLGGPGSGENGYRNLVTLTQNPVNTPVMRGLEKEVYNAVAKGENVQYSVVPVYEGTNPVPTRLDISAHGDRGFSLRRSLENPAAGVRIPVPK from the coding sequence ATGGTCGACCTCAATCCCGTGCACTGGATCAGCAAGGCCAATCACGCATTCGGCGACACCATGGCCCAGGGTCTGGAGTTTTTGGGCATCACGGATCCGGCGGTGGATCCGGATGGAGTGCGGGAGATCGCCAAGAAATGGCGGCACCTGGGCAAGGGCCTCGAAGACGCCTGCCATGATGCCGACTTGGCACTAAAGGATGTGGTGTGGGAGGGCCAAGCCGCCAAAGCGTTCCACAAACGGGCCAAGTCGGCGCGCAAGGACGCCGGCAACGCTTCGGACGCCCTACACAAGGGCGCCGACGCGCTGGACAAGTTCGCCGATGAGGCGCATGAGCTGATCTCCGAAATCGGCGTGATGGTCGCGGAGATCGCCGAGTTCGAGATCGCAGGTCTGGCCCTGTCCGTCCTCACCGCCGGTCTGTCCGACGTCGCCGCCAGTCTGGCCGCAGGCGAACGTGCCTTGAAGATAATGGCATTGATAGCCCGGCTTGAGGAGCGCGGCTCGGCGCTCGCCAGTGTGGTCCGGGGTGTACTGGAGGCCATCCGCTACCTGGAACGGACCCTTCGGGCGCTCAAGGACTTCAAGGCCGTTGCCGGAGTCACCAAGGCGGGCAAGCTCGGCAAGATGGCGCTGCAGGGGGCGGCCTTCAGCGCCTTCTCCACTGCGCTGGAGGACCCGGGGGCGTTCAAGGACCCGGATAAGTTGGCGGCCCTGCTGGGCGCGGGGGCTCTGATGGGCGTCGGTGGAGGCCTCCTCGGAAAAGCTCTGGGCAAAGGGCTCAAGGCTCTCAAGCCGAGCGAACTGTCCAAGCTCGGCAATGCATTGGGGATTGGCGAATCGGGCCTGTCCCGGGTCAAGCTGCGCCCCGGGGAGGCGGAGAAGCTCGAAGCCGGCATCCAGGCCGCGGAGAAGGAATGCAAGCTCGACCCGATCGACGTGGCCACCGGCACCATGCTGCTGCCGCAGACCGATGTCGAACTCGCTGCGACGCTGCCGATGATTCTGGAGCGCACCCACCTCTCCTCCTGCCGGTGGGGCGGCTGGTTCGGCCCCTCCTGGGCCTCCACCCTCGACCAACGCCTGCAAGTGGACGACGACGGGATCATTTTTGCGGCGCCCGACGGCTGCCGCCTCGTGTACCCCTTCCCCGATCCCGACACCAGTGATCCAGTGTTTCCTGAGACTGGGCCGCTGCTGCCCCTGCGATGGGACAGTGAGGTCGAGGGAGCGCTACGGATCACCAATCCCGGGTCCGGGCTGAGTTACGTCTTCCACAACCCGCAGTCCGCCGATGGCGGTGAGGCCATCGACCTGCCCATCCAGTTCATCGAGACTCGCCACGGCATGCGGATCGCCTTCCACTACGACGATCGGGGGGTGCCAGTGGAGGTCGCCCACTCCAGTGGCTACCGCATCGCGCTGGATCACCACGCCAGCCTTCCCCGCGTTACTGCCCTGCGACTACTCGACCCCCAATACTCCGACGGCCGCGGCACGGTGCTGGTCTCCTACAGCTACGACGAATACGGAAACTTGTCCGCAGTGCACAGCTCGTCAGGCACACCGATGGGTTTCACCTACGACGCCGCAGGCCGGATCACCTCGTGGACAGACCGAAATGGCAACACGTACTCGTACAACTACGACGACTGTGGTCGCGTAGTGCGGACAGAGGGTAGCGGCGGTTTCCTGTCGGGAACGCTGCGCTACGAGGATGCAACCCGTACCACGACGGTCGTCAATGCTCTGGGCCATGCCACGGCATTCGAGCACAACGAGGCATTCCGGCTGATCCGGGAGACCGACCCTCTCGGCAATACCACCCACTACGAGTGGGACGCTGCGGGACGGCTGGTCGCGACCACCGATCCGTTGGGTCACACGACTCGGACACAGTTCAATGAGCTGGGCCAAGTGAGCTGCGTCACCGGGCCAGACGGCCGGGAGAACAAGTGCGAGTACAACGAGAACGGTCTACCAACACTTATCACTGGCCCGGACGGGAACAGGTGGCGCCAGGAGTACGACGAGCATGGCAATCGCACCGCAGTCACCGATCCGGCCGGGTCCACCACGCGCTACACCTACAACTCCGCCGGACAAATGACATTGTTGACCGATCCACTCGGCAACACCACTCGGGTTCGGTACAACAAGGCTGGTCTGCCCGTTGAGATCACCGATCCGCTGGGGTCTGTGACCTCGTACCAGTACGACAGCATGGCCCGGCGCTCGGCCATCACGGACGCGGCAGGCAACACCACGCAGCTGGAGTGGACCGTTGAGGGCAACCTGACGCGCCGCACGAACCCGGACGGCACAAGCGAGACGTACCTCTATGACAACGAGGGCAACCGCGTCGCACACGCCGATCCAATCGGCGGAATCACACACTTCGAGTACGGAGACTTCGACCTACTGGCGGCCCGCACTGATCCAGACGGTGCCCGGTCCACCTTCACGCACGACGCCGAGCTGCGCTTGACCCAGGTCACCAACCCGCAGGGATTCAAATGGAGGTATGTGTACGACCCTGCCGGACGCCTGATCTCGGAAACAGATTTCGATGGTCGCACCCTCACATACGCCTACGACGCCGCTGGCCGCTTCATTTCCCGGACGACAGCGCTCGGCCAGGTGATCACCCACGAACTCGATAATGCGGGCCGGATCATCAGCAAGGACGTCGACGGTAAGAGCACCGCGTACACGTACAACGCCGCCGGGCAGCTCACAGCCGCGACGAAACGCTCATCGTCGCTCACCCTGCGACTCGACGTCCTGGGCCGTGTCCTGGCCGAAACGGTCGACGGAAACATCACCCGATACACCTACGACTCTCTGGGACAGCGGTCCAGCCGCAGTACCCCCAGCGGTGCAGTCACCCGCATCGCCCGCAACGCGGCAGGTGGCCTCACAGAGATGTCCCTCGCCGGACACCCCCTCTCCTTTACCCGCGACAGCCTCGACCGCGAAACCAATCGTGCCTTTGGGGCACCCGCAGCCCCGGTGACGCTCAGCCGTGCCTATGACAGTGCCGGGCGCCCAACCATGCAGAAGCTGGCCACCCTAGGAAGAACACTGCGCTCCCGCACCTACGCCTACCGCGCGGACAGTATCCTCACTGCGATCAACGACGAACTCACCGGTGATCAGCGCGCCATCTCCCTCGACCCGATCGGCAGGCCGCTCACTGTCACGGCGGACGGTTGGAGCGAGTCATACGCCTACGACCCGGCTGGCAACCAAATCAGCGCGCGGTGGCCCGACACGGCGCCCCATCCTGAGGCCCGCGGTGAACGCCGCTACAGCGGCACCCGAATACGCTCCGCCGGAAACGTTCGCTACGAATACGACGCGGCCGGCCGAATGATCCTGCGCCAGAAGACGCGCCTGTCCCGCAAGCCCGACACCTGGCGCTACGAGTACGACGCCGAGGACCACCTCCTCGCCTGCACCACCCCCGACGGCACGACCTGGCGCTACAACTACGACGCACTGGGCCGCCGCACCGCCAAGCGCCGCATGGCGCCTGACGGCGAAACGATCCCGCAGACCATCCGCTTCGCTTGGGACGGCACCAACCTTGCCGAACAAACCGAGAGCACCACGGGTGTCGTCACCACGTGGGAGTACAGCGACGAATTCCCGCTGGCCCAGCTCGAACGTCACGTCTCCCCAGAAGGGCTGACGCAGCCCGAGGTCGATGCCCGCTTCTTCGCAATCGTCACTGACCTGGTCGGCACCCCCACGGAACTCGTTGACGAACACGGCGACATCGCCTGGCACTCCCGCACGACCTTGTGGGGCACCACCACGTGGAACCGGACTGCCTCCGCGTACACACCGCTGCGCTTCCCCGGCCAGTACGCCGATCCCGAAACCGGCCTTCATTACAACTTCTTCCGACACTACGACCCCGACACGGCTCGGTTCACCAGCCCTGACCCCCTCGGCCTCGATCCCGCCCCCAATCCCGTCACCTACCCGAACAATCCCCACACATGGAGCGACCCCCTCGGACTCGTCCCGAAGGCGTGTCTTGAGTCGGACTCCTACTTGTGGGACGGCAGCGTCCGACTTGGCAAACTGGACGGGCTCGCGCGCCCGACCGGAGCCTGGGCTGCGCTCCGCAAGGGAATCATGAAGGATGGCAGTGGAGCAGCGGACTACATCTGGCCACCCGGATGGCGTGGGAACGGCCGCCTCTTCAACGAGGCGCGTGGTCACCTACTCGCCAGGAAGCTCGGCGGCCCGGGATCGGGAGAGAACGGCTACCGAAACCTGGTCACATTGACTCAGAACCCGGTGAACACTCCGGTCATGCGGGGCCTCGAAAAGGAGGTGTACAACGCAGTGGCGAAGGGCGAGAACGTTCAGTACTCCGTCGTCCCCGTCTACGAAGGGACCAACCCAGTACCCACAAGACTTGACATCTCAGCGCACGGCGACCGCGGATTCAGCCTGAGGCGCTCGCTGGAAAACCCCGCCGCCGGTGTGCGAATCCCTGTCCCCAAGTAG
- a CDS encoding MFS transporter: protein MTYQVYYLSDSLHISESGLPGLTFVLTLVINGTSALTVLVSGWMADRFQRRKFYMAVAGMLAVAGFLVLITTRSMAGMFTGATVLGLGNGFFCSGHYTLPSSVLPSEQDAAKDMGVVNIAVTLPSSLVPVYAPTLLGTGGGNSYPALFVSGIVLALLGIPAVRRIRGVN from the coding sequence GTGACCTACCAGGTCTACTACCTGTCCGACTCCCTCCACATCAGTGAGTCCGGACTCCCCGGTCTGACGTTCGTCCTCACCCTCGTCATCAACGGAACCAGCGCGCTCACGGTGCTCGTCTCCGGATGGATGGCAGACCGCTTCCAGCGGCGGAAGTTCTACATGGCCGTCGCCGGGATGCTGGCCGTCGCCGGATTCCTCGTCCTCATCACCACGCGTTCGATGGCCGGCATGTTCACCGGCGCGACCGTCCTCGGCCTCGGCAACGGCTTCTTCTGCAGCGGGCACTACACCCTGCCCAGCTCCGTACTGCCGAGCGAACAGGACGCCGCGAAGGACATGGGCGTCGTCAACATCGCGGTCACCCTGCCCAGCTCCCTGGTCCCGGTCTACGCACCCACCCTGCTCGGCACCGGCGGCGGCAACAGCTACCCGGCGCTCTTCGTCTCCGGGATCGTGCTCGCGCTGCTCGGGATCCCGGCGGTCAGGCGAATCCGCGGAGTGAACTGA
- a CDS encoding MarR family winged helix-turn-helix transcriptional regulator: MEGKPRPAASAPEAIRAMDDLVATSVVGQQEFARNLGLSVTDLSCFAYVLEAGDSPVTAGDLAGRAHVTTGAVTGILNRLERGGFVTRGPDPDDRRRVRVTAVPTAAERVQAVYRPYSALLMELFADYTPDETAVLADWFTRAATLARTYLEESC, from the coding sequence ATGGAGGGCAAGCCCCGCCCCGCAGCCTCCGCCCCGGAGGCGATCCGCGCGATGGACGACCTCGTCGCGACGAGCGTCGTCGGCCAGCAGGAGTTCGCCCGCAACTTGGGGTTGAGCGTCACGGACCTCAGCTGCTTCGCGTACGTCCTGGAGGCCGGGGACTCCCCGGTCACCGCCGGTGACCTGGCCGGGCGCGCGCACGTGACGACGGGCGCGGTGACCGGCATCCTCAACCGCCTGGAGCGCGGCGGCTTCGTGACCCGTGGGCCGGACCCGGACGACCGGCGCCGGGTGCGCGTCACCGCGGTCCCGACCGCCGCCGAACGCGTACAAGCCGTCTACAGGCCATACTCCGCGCTCCTCATGGAGCTCTTCGCGGACTACACGCCGGACGAAACCGCCGTACTCGCCGACTGGTTCACGCGCGCCGCCACGCTGGCGCGTACTTACCTGGAGGAGTCGTGCTGA
- a CDS encoding heme-binding protein — MKQTSRRTRLVVAGALVAATAAGTTLGAVSASASSPSPARAVSGAEGRQDVHKGDLTLSTHLDVDGAAKAARAALDAAEKENQHVSVAVVDRNGNTIVALRGDGSGPQSYVSAEKKAYTAVSWNAPTSELVKRLDQTPQLKDIPGTLFLAGGAPVAVKGAPIAGIGVAGAPSGDLDEKFARAGAAALTE, encoded by the coding sequence ATCAAGCAGACTTCCAGGCGCACCCGTCTCGTCGTGGCCGGTGCCCTCGTCGCAGCGACGGCCGCGGGCACCACGCTCGGCGCGGTCTCCGCCAGCGCGTCCTCCCCGTCCCCGGCCCGTGCCGTCTCCGGCGCCGAGGGGCGCCAGGACGTGCACAAGGGCGACCTCACGCTCTCCACCCACCTGGACGTCGACGGCGCGGCCAAGGCGGCGCGGGCCGCGCTCGACGCCGCCGAGAAGGAGAACCAGCACGTATCGGTCGCCGTCGTCGACCGCAACGGCAACACGATCGTCGCCCTCCGCGGCGACGGCTCCGGCCCCCAGTCGTACGTGTCGGCCGAGAAGAAGGCGTACACCGCGGTCTCCTGGAACGCCCCCACCTCCGAGCTGGTCAAGCGCCTGGACCAGACTCCTCAGCTGAAGGACATCCCCGGCACACTCTTCCTCGCGGGCGGCGCGCCCGTCGCGGTGAAGGGCGCCCCGATCGCGGGTATCGGTGTCGCGGGTGCCCCGTCCGGTGACCTGGACGAGAAGTTCGCCCGGGCGGGCGCCGCCGCTCTCACCGAGTAG
- a CDS encoding VOC family protein produces MAVPKTTVLVLDCSEQAELADFYAQLLGAKTRVGDDPDVMEVIGNDGVHLAVRKDHGYAPPSWPRPDDASQAHLRILVSQGDMDEAEREAISLGARPLDTKNNGGRRDVRLYSDPAGHSFALVVSTQVE; encoded by the coding sequence ATGGCAGTTCCGAAGACGACTGTGCTTGTACTGGACTGTTCGGAACAGGCAGAACTCGCCGACTTCTACGCCCAGTTGCTCGGGGCGAAAACGCGCGTGGGAGACGACCCCGACGTCATGGAGGTCATCGGGAACGACGGCGTCCATCTGGCGGTCCGCAAGGACCATGGCTACGCTCCGCCCAGCTGGCCGCGGCCCGATGACGCCTCGCAGGCACACCTTCGCATCCTGGTGTCCCAGGGCGACATGGACGAGGCCGAACGCGAGGCGATAAGCCTCGGCGCGCGGCCCCTCGACACCAAGAACAACGGCGGCCGACGCGACGTCCGCCTGTACTCCGATCCCGCCGGGCACTCGTTCGCTCTGGTGGTCTCCACTCAGGTCGAGTGA
- a CDS encoding class I SAM-dependent methyltransferase, with the protein MDVRSSDGSAGDVDYGSNGTGYANYRRPDPRIAQVIADALGGARKVVNVGAGAGSYESAAAAVTAVEPSESMRAQRSTGLPRAVDAVAENLPFADGEFDGAMTLFSVHQWSDVDVGLREMRRVTRGPVAVLTCDPALVRDFWLYEYAPEVLDTEARRYPALGTMAEALGGTVGVQAVPIPLDCTDGFNEAYYGRPEMLLDPAARQACSAWSFVDDGVRERFTDRLRADLDSGAWDARFGHLRSQSHYEGSLVIVRATP; encoded by the coding sequence ATGGATGTCCGCAGCTCTGATGGCAGCGCCGGCGATGTCGACTACGGCAGCAACGGCACCGGCTACGCGAACTACCGGCGGCCCGATCCCCGGATCGCCCAGGTCATCGCCGACGCTCTGGGGGGTGCCCGGAAGGTCGTCAACGTGGGTGCGGGAGCGGGTTCGTACGAGTCCGCCGCAGCGGCCGTCACGGCCGTCGAGCCGTCGGAGTCGATGCGGGCGCAGCGCTCGACGGGCCTGCCCCGCGCGGTGGACGCGGTAGCGGAGAACCTGCCGTTCGCGGACGGGGAGTTCGACGGGGCGATGACCCTCTTCAGCGTGCACCAGTGGTCCGACGTCGACGTGGGACTGCGGGAGATGCGCCGGGTGACCCGTGGCCCGGTGGCCGTGCTGACCTGCGATCCGGCCCTCGTCAGGGACTTCTGGCTGTACGAGTACGCGCCCGAGGTCCTCGATACCGAGGCCCGGCGCTACCCCGCCCTCGGGACGATGGCCGAGGCTCTCGGCGGTACCGTCGGTGTGCAGGCCGTACCGATCCCGCTCGACTGCACGGACGGGTTCAACGAGGCGTACTACGGGCGCCCCGAAATGCTGCTGGACCCAGCCGCCCGGCAGGCGTGCTCGGCATGGAGCTTCGTGGACGACGGGGTGCGCGAGCGGTTCACGGACCGGCTGCGGGCAGACCTGGACTCCGGAGCGTGGGACGCTCGTTTCGGACACCTGCGCAGCCAGTCGCACTACGAGGGGTCGCTCGTCATCGTGCGGGCGACACCGTAA
- a CDS encoding HGxxPAAW family protein, translating to MSGHQHDEGHTVAGWASSAIAMVGAAVAGAGIAGWSPGIWAGSAVTALAPLVAWSLHLAGWGKPPGVRAADQWGLHVRDRTARGGHAGCLGCRLAGRRGVSVRTDGPPEPAVTAARAGT from the coding sequence GTGAGCGGACATCAGCACGACGAGGGCCACACCGTCGCGGGGTGGGCCAGCAGCGCCATCGCCATGGTCGGGGCCGCGGTCGCCGGCGCGGGTATCGCCGGCTGGAGCCCGGGGATCTGGGCGGGGTCGGCCGTCACAGCGTTGGCCCCGTTGGTCGCGTGGAGCCTGCACCTCGCGGGCTGGGGCAAGCCGCCCGGCGTGCGGGCCGCCGACCAGTGGGGCCTCCACGTACGGGACCGCACCGCACGCGGAGGGCATGCGGGCTGCCTCGGGTGCCGACTGGCCGGACGGCGGGGCGTTTCGGTGCGCACGGACGGCCCGCCCGAGCCGGCCGTCACCGCCGCTCGTGCGGGTACTTAG